In one window of Bemisia tabaci chromosome 4, PGI_BMITA_v3 DNA:
- the LOC109031443 gene encoding uncharacterized protein, whose amino-acid sequence MNFQTILIFLTLLSGILTDPGDWSQVEDQRRPLTGGDATPSKKRAAPSGGDPTPQRQRLASGNATPSRQRLEEDVPLPRKRPASPGVDPSAPRHRFAGGDTASYRQKGDSGPPRRPPSSGGDASPQRRFSSSAGDASPPKRSLSFEGGANPPRRLSSSEKDANPPRRLSSSEKDASSPRRLSSSGKDAGTPRRLSSSRGDVSSPRSRPSSPTRVETSSRRLSITLEREQSTPRQRPTSSRPTNSVGDEYSLKQRPTNTEKDESLPRPRSINSVRDESFSRQSSTNSAREESLSIEQFLNSMRDESPSKQWSASADGNASPSRRRERVEESKKTSEFPTEPTMSQKKEKLLELGNMREEMEKMQEEIVGMLQDLFWSSNLTGDDMENSLNAKSRETLQAILKDGIQEITAKSHKFIDLVDKTKALIRNAGVPGNSAEAAKNIKSLHKMKTDITAMNENYMRQIEKNLKGMIEMEKSAIGGKAISLGSSSRTTPKLRGHKGTSTSPRGEKKATSMSQPEIPSPQRTGTLKRKNSSRE is encoded by the exons GGCATCCTGACAGATCCCGGTGACTGGTCACAAGTTGAAGACCAGAGACGACCGCTCACCGGGGGGGATGCAACCCCATCGAAAAAGCGCGCGGCACCCTCGGGCGGAGACCCAACCCCTCAAAGACAGCGTCTCGCGAGTGGAAATGCAACCCCTTCAAGACAGCGGCTGGAAGAAGACGTACCCCTACCTAGAAAACGTCCCGCAAGCCCTGGTGTAGATCCATCCGCACCACGCCACCGCTTTGCCGGCGGAGACACGGCATCATATAGACAGAAAGGAGATTCGGGCCCACCAAGACGACCTCCTAGCTCTGGAGGAGATGCAAGTCCACAAAGACGTTTTTCTAGCTCTGCGGGAGATGCTAGTCCGCCAAAACGTTCTCTCAGCTTTGAGGGAGGTGCGAATCCCCCAAGACGTCTTTCTAGCTCTGAGAAAGATGCAAATCCACCAAGACGTCTTTCTAGCTCTGAGAAAGATGCAAGCTCTCCAAGACGTCTTTCCAGCTCTGGGAAGGATGCAGGCACACCAAGACGTCTTTCTAGCTCGAGAGGAGACGTTTCCTCGCCAAGATCGCGCCCCAGCAGTCCTACTAGAGTCGAAACCTCGTCCAGACGGCTGTCCATCACCTTAGAGAGAGAACAATCAACTCCGAGACAACGGCCTACCAGTTCG CGACCGACAAATTCCGTGGGAGACGAGTATTCCTTAAAACAACGACCCACAAACACCGAAAAAGACGAATCACTTCCCAGACCACGATCCATCAACTCCGTGAGGGACGAATCGTTTTCAAGACAGTCGTCCACCAACTCTGCAAGAGAGGAATCGCTTTCAATAGAACAATTCCTCAACTCCATGAGAGACGAATCGCCCTCAAAACAGTGGTCCGCCAGCGCTGACGGAAATGCTTCCCCGTCAAGACGACGTGAACGTGTTGAGGAGTCGAAAAAAACTTCCGAGTTTCCGACGGAGCCCACGATGTCACAGAAGAAGGAAAAACTCCTGGAGCTGGGCAACATGAGGGAGGAGATGGAGAAAATGCAGGAGGAAATAGTGGGCATGCTCCAGGACCTCTTTTGGTCGTCCAATCTGACCGGCGACGATATGGAGAACAGCTTGAATGCTAAGTCTAGGGAGACACTCCAGGCTATCTTGAAGGATGGCATACAGGAGATCACCGCCAAATCCCACAAGTTTATTGATCTTGTCGACAAAACAAAAGCTCTCATCAGAAACGCAG GAGTCCCGGGAAACTCAGCAGAGGCAGCAAAGAATATTAAGTCCCTGCATAAAATGAAGACTGATATTACAGCGATGAACGAGAACTACATGCGGCAGATCGAAAAAAACCTAAAAGGAATGATCGAAATGGAGAAATCTGCCATCGGCGGAAAGGCGATTTCTTTGGGGAGCTCTTCGAGGACAACACCTAAGCTTCGAGGTCATAAAGGGACAAGCACTAGCCCCCGCGGCGAGAAGAAGGCCACTTCCATGAGTCAACCCGAGATCCCATCGCCACAAAGAACGGGAACCCTCAAGAGGAAAAACTCTTCGAGAGAGTGA
- the LOC140224501 gene encoding uncharacterized protein, with protein MADNVLIGSRRFLVIVTAIIVSFLSLAIGAPSQDKPNPFIPRSRPLTSQGWKHRYLQKLLSRLEEKHSLLRQETLTPELKSVLRPTPEAIPITLNLCDVSISWKSLAKELEATGTSATGYTVGLMQDEAYIHYNMLIGKEKSSFRFSDLTNGVVYSGFIKSLNNTYKVHHFIRGYDLYSKNPQTKDDAIHEFQLTAPYVIGDEHLHEQLLKTSGGRNSTKPSPVELEGVDLKVRFTRMIEDLGFLLEVSRYSLGRTKGGNGTSSSSPPARSSSSSRPSRS; from the exons ATGGCGGACAACGTTTTGATTGGGAGTCGTCGATTTTTGGTTATCGTCACGGCCATCATCGTTTCATTTCTGTCCCTCGCCATTGGAGCTCCGAGCCAGGATAAGCCCAATCCTTTCATTCCCCGGAGCAGACCGCTAACCTCTCAG GGTTGGAAGCACAGATATCTGCAAAAATTACTGAGCAGACTGGAGGAGAAACATTCGTTATTGCGccaggagactttaacgccagagCTGAAAAGTGTGCTGCGCCCGACACCGGAAGCCATACCGATCACGCTGAACCTGTGCGATGTCTCTATCTCGTGGAAAAGCCTTGCTAAGGAGCTTGAAGCGACCGGCACCTCCGCTACCGGCTACACA GTGGGGTTAATGCAAGACGAGGCTTACATCCACTACAACATGCTCATCGGaaaggaaaaaagtagcttCCGGTTCTCGGACCTCACCAACGGTGTCGTCTACAGCGGGTTCATCAAGTCGCTCAACAACACGTATAAAGTGCACCACTTCATCCGAGGCTACGACCTGTACAGTAAAAACCCGCAGACTAAAGACGATGCCATCCATGAGTTCCAGCTCACCGCTCCCTACGTCATAGGAG ATGAGCACTTGCACGAGCAGCTCCTGAAGACGAGCGGCGGCCGCAACTCGACGAAACCGAGCCCGGTGGAGCTGGAAGGCGTCGACCTGAAGGTGCGCTTCACGCGGATGATCGAGGACCTCGGGTTCCTGCTGGAGGTCTCCCGCTACTCCCTCGGGCGGACCAAGGGCGGCAACGGGACTTCATCGTCGTCACCCCCAGCCAGATCGTCCAGCTCCTCCCGCCCATCAAGATCGTGA
- the LOC109031548 gene encoding uncharacterized protein, translating to MENVNYINIYTGDVSTNVNASLKQLELFRSAAELLENETAAAPAQDAPESAEPLNDIFGLGFGNSGFGNGFGGLFSNFLRPNLYNNRRNSVRCYANGDVFEGYACRNSDICVPIEWQCDGEEDCANGDDEFRCNSVNGYYNNPSNNYYNRGQCRRHEFRCRSRGQSLCLPNSWLCDGRVDCEDGWDEDEFNCGNQYSQFTPGHTTNFYTNNYDRDCADSWFNCWDNRDCIHPRYVCDNEDDCRDGSDERICASWNRQCDNHYEFRCASSVGGSHASYTNRACIPKSWICDDQQDCPRGEDESLVMCRDYLRDHPPAGNDQSGRPIPIRGELPDKPRPL from the exons ATGGAGAACGTCAACTACATCAATATTTACACCGGGGATGTTAGCACCAACGTCAACGCCAGTCTCAAACAGTTGGAGCTCTTCCGCTCCGCCGCCGAGCTCCTGGAGAACGAGACGGCGGCTGCGCCCGCACAAGATGCACCCGAGAGCGCTGAACCTTTGAATGACATATTTG GTCTTGGATTTGGCAACAGCGGTTTCGGAAATGGATTTGGTGGTTTATTCTCCAACTTTCTCCGGCCCAATTTGTACAACAATCGCCGTAACTCAGTACGGTGCTATGCAAATGGAGATGTTTTTGAAGGTTATGCCTGCAGAAATTCTGACATTTGCGTGCCGATTGAGTGGCAGTGTGACGGCGAAGAGGATTGCGCAA ATGGAGACGATGAGTTTCGTTGCAATTCTGTGAATGGTTACTACAACAATCCAAGCAATAATTACTACAATCGCGGTCAGTGCCGCCGACATGAGTTCAGATGTCGCTCAAGAGGCCAAAGCCTTTGCTTGCCCAACTCCTGGTTGTGTGATGGCAGGGTAGACTGCGAGGATGG GTGGGATGAAGACGAATTCAACTGTGGTAATCAGTACAGTCAGTTCACACCTGGGCACACAACAAATTTTTACACCAACAATTACGACCGTGATTGCGCAGATTCTTGGTTTAATTGTTGGGATAACAGAGACTGTATTCACCCTCGCTATGTGTGCGATAATGAAGATGACTGCAGAGACGGTTCAGATGAGCGAATCTGCGCTAGCTGGAATCGTCAGTGTGACAACCATTATGAGTTCAGG TGTGCAAGCAGTGTGGGTGGAAGTCATGCCAGCTACACCAACAGAGCATGCATTCCAAAATCATGGATCTGTGACGATCAGCAAGACTGTCCTCGAGGTGAAGATGAGTCGTTGGTGATGTGTCGGGATTATCTGCGTGACCATCCTCCCGCTGGAAACGACCAAAGCGGTAGACCTATTCCAATCAGAGGAGAACTCCCTGATAAACCACGACCTTTGTAG